GCCAGACAAAACACATATTTCCCGCTCTGAGCATTGGACAAAAGATGTTATCGATTACTTGCAATATTTATTGGATGAATTTATTTCAAGAAATGGTGtccattctgctttacatatcagaGATCGGTCGCCACAAATGGTTTATGCAGGACCAATTCAGCTCAAGAGCGAGCCAACCTTGGGGACCATTGATTGTGAGGAGCCTTCGCTGCATTTTAAATGGTGGTATGTTGTGCGCATTTTACATTGGCATCACAGAGAAGGGTTGCTTATCCCATCACTCGTTATTGATTGGGTGCTCAGCCAACTAAAGGTATTGTCTGCTTAAATACGTGTTTCAATCTGGACAGAAATGTTAAATGGTTGGCCAGTTATTTTCAGTCTTTTTGTTTTTCTGAGATCGTGATATGTCCTATCTTGTGCTCTTCAGGAAAAGGAATTGCTTGGGGTTCTGCAGTTGTTATTACCTGTAATTTATGGTTTCATAGACACAGTTGTATTATCTCAGTCCTATGTGCGCACTCTAGTGGGAATAGCTATTCGTTTCATCCAAGAACCTTCTCCCGGCGGATCTGATCTTGTTGACAATTCTCGTAGGGCTTATACTATGGCTGCTCTTGTTGAGATGCTTCGATATCTGATGCTGGCTGTGCCTGATACTTTTGTCGCGTTGGATTGTTTTCCTATGCCACCATGTGTGATGACCAATGTGGTGACTGATGGGAGTCTCTACTCGAAGGTAACTGAGGATACTAGAAAGGTTAAAAATGGCCCGTTTGAAGTTGCTTATTTTCTTAGAGATAAAGGCCCGGAGATTCGGTCTGATTCTTATTCCATCAGTCATGTTGTATCTTCAATTCAGAAGCGAGCGCAGCATCTTGCAACAGCTGCACGACCTGGCCATCCTGGGCAAAGTGTTGTCAAAGCTTTACATGCCTTGGATAAGGCTCTTGCGCATGGGGATTTGAGAGAAGCATATAAGTTGCTTTTTGAGAATGTTCATGAGAGTTCTATTGATGATTGTTGGTTTGCAGAAGTCAGTTCCTGTTTGCGTTCTTCGCTTAAGTATATCCGGGGTGTTACTTTGTCATCTATTTGTTCTGTTTTCTTCATCTGTGAGTGGGCAACGTGTGATTTCAGGGATTTCCGTTATGCCCCACCACGAGGAATGAAGTTCACTGGGAGGAAAGATTTTTCTGCTATATATGTTGCTGTAAGGCTTTTGAAACTGAAGATGAGAGAGGCAGGAGTTTCATCAAGGCTCAGGGACCACAAAATTGTAAAGAATGACTATCTTCGAAAAGATCCTGGCCAGCTGACTAACTATGCTGGTAGGAGTCTTGGTGCTTCTGAATCTCTCTGTAATTCAAGGCGTGCCCGTGAAAAATGTGGTGATTTCCTAGGTATGTTTGATAGCCCAAGCCCTTTGCATGATATTCTTGTGTGCTGGATAGATCAGCATGAAGTGCAAAATACAGAAGGTTTCAAGCGTCTTCAACTACTGATTGTCGAACTTATCCGAGCTGGAATTTTTTACCCACAAGCATATGTGAGGCAGCTGATTGTTAGTGGAATAATGGATGGGGATGGACCTCTTTCCGATCCCATGAAACAAAAAAGACACTGTAAAATCTTGAAGCATCTACCTGGTCCTTATGTCCATGATGCTTTAGAAGAAGCTCGAATTGCTGCATCCTCTGTACTTTCAGAGGTAATGAATGTCTACTGCAATGAACGTAAGCTAGTACTTCATGGGATGATTGATAGCTACAACACTGCTTGTGGCAGTTCTTACCATAAGCATAAGCCTCGTTCTAACTCTGGTGAGAGTCTATCTGCAACCTCCATTAATCAGTTGAGATCTGAATCTGGATCCTTTCCTTTGTCCAAAGATGTTGGCAGAGGTGTTGAGCTTGAAGAGTTAAAAGGGTCAATAACAGCATTGCTGCAATTTCCAAGCTCTTCGTCAGCAGATACTGGAGTTGATGAGTCTCACGTAAGTATTAAGAAGGGTGTTGTTTATGGTAGCAACGGGATGGATAACAGTGAAGGAACACCGGGGTGTGAAGAATGCAGTAGGGCAAAGAAACAAAAATTAAGCGAAGAGAAAAGCTCTTACAGTCAGATCTACGCACAAAATCCATCAGATGATGAGGAGACTTGGTGGATGCGGAAAGGCCAGAAGTCCATCGAGTCTTTTAGAGCAGAACCACCTCCTAAACCAGCCAAGACAGCTTCAAGAGGTCGGCAAAAAATTGTCCGTAAAACTCAGAGTCTTGCACAGTTGGCTGCAGCCAGGATCGAAGGTAGTCAGGGAGCATCCACAAGCCATGTTTGTGATAGTAAGGTTAGTTGCCCACATCACAGGCCTGGCATTGAAGGCAGTATTCCCAAGTCAGCAGATGGTACCAGAATGCCTAATGGAGATATTGTTTCCATTGGGAAAGTTTTGAAGCGGATACGTTTTGTAGATAAAAGGACTATGACCGTGTGGTTGATAGGTATTGTAAAGCAGCTAGTGGAAGAGTCCGAGAAGACTGTGACTAAGGTTGGCCAATATGGTCGACCATTCTCTGCTGCTGATGAACGGGGTTGTGTGCGATGGAAGCTTGGTGAAGATGAATTATCAAGAGTGTTATATCTGATTGATGCTTGTGATGAATTAGTTTTGGCAGCCAGGTTTCTTCTGTGGTTGTTACCCAAGGTTCTTGGCAGCTGCAGTGCTACAGTTCATGGTAATAGGAACATTCTAACAATTCCTAAGAAAACAGAAAACAATGTCTGTGAAGTAGGTGAAGCATATCTTCTATCATCTATGCGGAGGTGAGCTCTCTATTTTTGTCATTTAAGATAGTGACATTTGTTGTTTTTCTGCAGTTGTTTTGTGATCAGGTTTTGAACATGTTGCCATTGTCAGTTCTAGTTGATTGGTTATGAACATGTGTACTGTAGCTCTGGCTGCATCTTTGGTAGAGGCTAGAAATTACATTGTGAAGGGTCAATTAGAAAAAAATGACCGCAATAAATTAATTCTCTTAATTTCATGGGTACAATGCTTTCAAATTCTTTTGACAATATCATTTATGAAGTTCCTTGAGTATTATTGGTAGATCAATTTGGATGGTGGAGTCCAGTATGTGCAAATAAAACTTGTTTTCTTCTTGTTACTGACTTTGATACGAGATGAATGCATCTCCCTAGATTCTTAGAATGATAAGTTTGTGCTGTCATGTACACAGCAAATCATGAGGTGCAAGTTTGCGTGTACTTGAGGCAAAAATAAATGATCCTTTATAGTTGCTATACATGGATCTAAATTAGTGTCGTCTTACATTCTGCTTTTGTCTtaatttttgaaaagctttcTTCGTTCCTTTATGTTCTATATCACTTAGGTTGTTTTATGCCTTCAGATAGTTTACATTCTTCTATAAGCACTGTTATTGCATTGAACTGACCAAAACAATTTTTCCCTATTTCCTGTCAAAGAAACAGAGATGCATATCCCAAAGTTGTCTTAGTTCCCATCAGTCTGGCCTTGCATAAGCTTATGGTTTTGTTCTTAATACATTTATATGTGGATGTTCATGTAATTTGTTTTATTTTACTGTGTCGTGGCCTTTAAATGTTATTCATGTTTCTGACGTATGAGCTGGAACTTTTGTAATTATTAATCTGCTTTAGTATCTACTTTATGAGTGGAGTCAGATTTAGGGTAAATGTCACAAGATATTTGGTTCTCTTCTGTCTGCTGTTTGAATGATTATGTGGTTTGTTCTGTTCAGTTAACGGCTGTAATGCATCCTTAGGTAATTTAACTGGCTTGAAACTATTGGACTATCTCTTGTAACTGTCACAAGATTTTTTGATTCTCTTCTGCTGTCTGGTTGAATTACTGTGTGGTTTCTCTTATTTAGTCAACTGTCGAACTGCACTCTTGGGATATAGGGTTGAACTATTGGACCATCTTTATCCTTACCTCCTGTTATGTCTTTGGTTCAGGTATGAAGGTATTATAGTCGCTGCAGACCTTATTCCTGAAACATTGTCAGTGGTAATGCATCGTGCTCAAGCTATTCTGACATCAAATGGAAGAGTTTCAGGCTCACCAGCCATAATCTATGCACGTTACCTCTTGAAGAAGTATGGCAGTGTTGGGAGTGTTACTGAATGGGAAAAGAACGTCAAGTCAACCTTCGACAAGAGACTTGCTTCTGAAGTTGAATCTGGAAGACTGGTGGATGGAGAGTTTGGATTTCCTCTTGGTGTCCCAGTGGGAGTGCAGGATCCTGATGATTACTTCCGGCAGAAGATAACTGGTATTCGGGTATCTAGGGTTGGTTTGAGCATGAGAGACATTGTGCAGAAAAAAGTTGATGAGGCTGTCAATTATTTCTATGGCAAAGACAGAAAGCTTTTTGGGCCTAACTATGGAAAAATTCCTGGATCCCAAAAATGGGAAGATGTGTATCAGATCGGTCAGCAGATTGTAATGGGATTAATGGATTGCATGAGGCAGACAGGTGGTGCCGCTCAAGAAGGAGACCCGACATTGGTTTCCTCTGCTATAGCTGCAATTATTTGTAATGTTGGGCAGGTCATAGCAAAAATTCCTGATCTGACTGCCAGTAATAATCACCTGAATTCATCCACTTCTGCTGCGTTGCAGTTTGCGCGTTGCATCTTACGCATTCATGTCATATGTCTTTGTATACTTAAGGAAGCTCTTGGAGAGCGTCAAAGTCGTGTCTTTGAAGTTGCTCTTGCTACAGAAACATCCTCTGCCCTTGCACAACTTTCTGCTCCTGGAAAAGCTCCTAGGTCTCAGTTTCAGATGTCTCCGGAATCGAATGATTGTAATCTGCCCAGTGTAACCATTGGGCGGGCTGCAAAAATATCTGCAGCTGTGTCTGCACTTGTTATTGCGGCAATTCTTCAGGGAGTTTCTAGCCTGGAGAGGATGGTCTCCCTCTTCAGATTGAAGGATGGGTTGGATATTGTCCATTTTGTGAGGAGTATGAGGTCCAATTTGAATGGGAATGCCCGTTCGGTTGGGACATTGAAAGCAGATAGTTTGGCTGAAGTTTCCATCCACTGGTTTagggtgcttgtggggaactgtagAACAGTTTCGGATGGATTTATTGTAGAACTTCTGGGTGAAGCTTCTATTCTGGCCCTATGTAGAATGCAGCGGATGCTACCTTTGAACTTGGTCTTCCCTCCTGCATATTCAATGTTTGCATTTGTGCTATGGAGGCCATTGATTTTCAATGCAAGTTCTGGGACACGTGATGAGGGTCAGCACTTGCATCACTCTTTAATGTTGGCTTTTGGTGATGTTataaagcacttgccttttcgtGAAGTATGTTTGAGAGACACACATAGCCTTTATGACCTCATAGCTGCTGATACTGTTGATTCTGATTTTGCATCCCTGTTAGAAGCTAGTGGTGTTGACTTGCGCTCGAAGGCTTCTGCCTTTGTGCCACTCCGCGCACGGCTTTTCCTGAATGCCCTTATTGATTGTAGAATACCTCAGCCAATCGCTAAACAGAATGATGGAAATCAGGTGTCTGTACAAGGGGAGTCAAAGTTCCATTGTGCTGAAAACGAGACAAAGCTTCTTGATAAGCTTGTATACATTTTGGATACCTTGCAGCCTGCCAAGTTTCATTGGCAATGGGTTGAGCTTAGGCTCCTTTTGAACGAGCAAGCTGTAATTGAGAAGCTGGAGGCCCATGATCTATCTTTAGTTGAAGCTTTAAGATCTCTCTCGCCCAACACTGATAAAGCATCAGTCTCAGAGAACGAGAGCAACATTATTGAAATGATCCTTACCAGGTTGCTTGTTAGACCTGATGCTGCTCCGCTTTTTTCTGAAGTTGTACATCTTTTGGGGAGGTCGCTCGAGGATTCTATGCTATTACAGGCTAAATGGTTTCTAGGAGGCCAGGATGTTCTTTTTGGAAGGAAATCTGTTCGTCAACGGCTCAATAATATTGCTGTAAGTAAAGGTCTCTCAACTAGAGCTCAATATTGGAAGCCGTGGGGATGGTGTACCTCCAACTCTGATCCTGCAACGAGCAAGAGAGAAAAGTTCAAATCTGAAGTTTCCTCTATAGAAGAAGGAGAAGTGGTGGATGAAGGGACTATCTTGAAGCGGCCTGTGAAGGGGTCTGGTCATACTGTTGATGTTGAAGGGCTCATTGTCAGTCAGCAGCATGTCACTGAGAGAGCCCTTGTCGATCTAATTCTCCCTTGTCTGGATCAAGCTTCAGATGATTCACGAAGCACATTTGCTACTGATATGATCAAACAGATGAACCACATTGAGCAACAGATCAATGCAGTTACTCGTGAAGCAAGCAAGCCTGCTGGAACAGTTGCTTCCGGAATTGAAAGTCCACCAACTAAAAGCCGCAAGGGCACGAGAGGTAGCAGTCCTGGGTTAACCAGACGAGCCACCGGTCCAGCAGAAACAGTACCACCTTCACCCGCGGCGTTGCGTGCGTCGTTGTCACTGCGCCTGCAGTTCATCCTGAGACTATTCCCTATAATATATGCAGATAGGTAAGAATACACCATTGGCTGGGTTTTTGCCATTGCTCAAACATACCACTACTATATAATACTTGTGTATGTCACGACCTGAAAAATTAACATAGTGATTAGTTGATATGCAACTGTAGTTTTATGCAATTAAATAAAGTTTCTATggtgatgagttaattttatgcaACTCGCATAATTGCTTGCCATTAATTGCTGATTTTAGGGAATATATCCATTGTGGTATGCAGATTATATCTTCTGAAGTAACAGGAGGTTTGTCTATATAATGCTAATCGTCATATTTTGCTGTGACAGGGAACCATCAGCGCGTAATATGAGATACATGCTTGCCTCAGTTATATTACATATCC
The sequence above is a segment of the Lycium barbarum isolate Lr01 chromosome 6, ASM1917538v2, whole genome shotgun sequence genome. Coding sequences within it:
- the LOC132645577 gene encoding mediator of RNA polymerase II transcription subunit 12 isoform X2, which translates into the protein MVCQSNLSQSDCTLFLQVRPGSSSISSGVPDKTHISRSEHWTKDVIDYLQYLLDEFISRNGVHSALHIRDRSPQMVYAGPIQLKSEPTLGTIDCEEPSLHFKWWYVVRILHWHHREGLLIPSLVIDWVLSQLKEKELLGVLQLLLPVIYGFIDTVVLSQSYVRTLVGIAIRFIQEPSPGGSDLVDNSRRAYTMAALVEMLRYLMLAVPDTFVALDCFPMPPCVMTNVVTDGSLYSKVTEDTRKVKNGPFEVAYFLRDKGPEIRSDSYSISHVVSSIQKRAQHLATAARPGHPGQSVVKALHALDKALAHGDLREAYKLLFENVHESSIDDCWFAEVSSCLRSSLKYIRGVTLSSICSVFFICEWATCDFRDFRYAPPRGMKFTGRKDFSAIYVAVRLLKLKMREAGVSSRLRDHKIVKNDYLRKDPGQLTNYAGRSLGASESLCNSRRAREKCGDFLGMFDSPSPLHDILVCWIDQHEVQNTEGFKRLQLLIVELIRAGIFYPQAYVRQLIVSGIMDGDGPLSDPMKQKRHCKILKHLPGPYVHDALEEARIAASSVLSEVMNVYCNERKLVLHGMIDSYNTACGSSYHKHKPRSNSGESLSATSINQLRSESGSFPLSKDVGRGVELEELKGSITALLQFPSSSSADTGVDESHVSIKKGVVYGSNGMDNSEGTPGCEECSRAKKQKLSEEKSSYSQIYAQNPSDDEETWWMRKGQKSIESFRAEPPPKPAKTASRGRQKIVRKTQSLAQLAAARIEGSQGASTSHVCDSKVSCPHHRPGIEGSIPKSADGTRMPNGDIVSIGKVLKRIRFVDKRTMTVWLIGIVKQLVEESEKTVTKVGQYGRPFSAADERGCVRWKLGEDELSRVLYLIDACDELVLAARFLLWLLPKVLGSCSATVHGNRNILTIPKKTENNVCEVGEAYLLSSMRRYEGIIVAADLIPETLSVVMHRAQAILTSNGRVSGSPAIIYARYLLKKYGSVGSVTEWEKNVKSTFDKRLASEVESGRLVDGEFGFPLGVPVGVQDPDDYFRQKITGIRVSRVGLSMRDIVQKKVDEAVNYFYGKDRKLFGPNYGKIPGSQKWEDVYQIGQQIVMGLMDCMRQTGGAAQEGDPTLVSSAIAAIICNVGQVIAKIPDLTASNNHLNSSTSAALQFARCILRIHVICLCILKEALGERQSRVFEVALATETSSALAQLSAPGKAPRSQFQMSPESNDCNLPSVTIGRAAKISAAVSALVIAAILQGVSSLERMVSLFRLKDGLDIVHFVRSMRSNLNGNARSVGTLKADSLAEVSIHWFRVLVGNCRTVSDGFIVELLGEASILALCRMQRMLPLNLVFPPAYSMFAFVLWRPLIFNASSGTRDEGQHLHHSLMLAFGDVIKHLPFREVCLRDTHSLYDLIAADTVDSDFASLLEASGVDLRSKASAFVPLRARLFLNALIDCRIPQPIAKQNDGNQVSVQGESKFHCAENETKLLDKLVYILDTLQPAKFHWQWVELRLLLNEQAVIEKLEAHDLSLVEALRSLSPNTDKASVSENESNIIEMILTRLLVRPDAAPLFSEVVHLLGRSLEDSMLLQAKWFLGGQDVLFGRKSVRQRLNNIAVSKGLSTRAQYWKPWGWCTSNSDPATSKREKFKSEVSSIEEGEVVDEGTILKRPVKGSGHTVDVEGLIVSQQHVTERALVDLILPCLDQASDDSRSTFATDMIKQMNHIEQQINAVTREASKPAGTVASGIESPPTKSRKGTRGSSPGLTRRATGPAETVPPSPAALRASLSLRLQFILRLFPIIYADREPSARNMRYMLASVILHILGSRVVHEDSSHSSKQAYSSKREVDSLVEASATASVVMSLESLFDRLLLLLHGLLSSHQPRWLKWKSSSKSPSESGKDYSAFEREAAECLQNELDRMQLPETVRWRIQSAMPILFPSARWSISCQPPSVAPAALSSLLPSNPISVLHSSNGSNQTQRNPASLLRTATSVAGKAKHVSSQQENDLEVDPWILLEDGAGSSHSSSNSPLVGGGDHANLKASNWLKGTVRVRRTDLTYVGAVDDDS
- the LOC132645577 gene encoding mediator of RNA polymerase II transcription subunit 12 isoform X1, which gives rise to MQRYHGGSCTSAVNNSNIGGPSARDSSRGESASLPPNFSRRPVQLTPYKLKCDKEHLNSRLGPPDFLPQTPNCPEETLTKEYVQSGYRETVEGLEESREISLSQVQAFTKPVIFKCKEAIRKCHRAINESRAQKRKAGQVYGVPLEGLQLTKPGIFPDQRSCGEEFRKKWIEGLSQQHKRLKSLADHVPHGYRKKSLFEVLIRNNVPLLRATWFVKVTYLNQVRPGSSSISSGVPDKTHISRSEHWTKDVIDYLQYLLDEFISRNGVHSALHIRDRSPQMVYAGPIQLKSEPTLGTIDCEEPSLHFKWWYVVRILHWHHREGLLIPSLVIDWVLSQLKEKELLGVLQLLLPVIYGFIDTVVLSQSYVRTLVGIAIRFIQEPSPGGSDLVDNSRRAYTMAALVEMLRYLMLAVPDTFVALDCFPMPPCVMTNVVTDGSLYSKVTEDTRKVKNGPFEVAYFLRDKGPEIRSDSYSISHVVSSIQKRAQHLATAARPGHPGQSVVKALHALDKALAHGDLREAYKLLFENVHESSIDDCWFAEVSSCLRSSLKYIRGVTLSSICSVFFICEWATCDFRDFRYAPPRGMKFTGRKDFSAIYVAVRLLKLKMREAGVSSRLRDHKIVKNDYLRKDPGQLTNYAGRSLGASESLCNSRRAREKCGDFLGMFDSPSPLHDILVCWIDQHEVQNTEGFKRLQLLIVELIRAGIFYPQAYVRQLIVSGIMDGDGPLSDPMKQKRHCKILKHLPGPYVHDALEEARIAASSVLSEVMNVYCNERKLVLHGMIDSYNTACGSSYHKHKPRSNSGESLSATSINQLRSESGSFPLSKDVGRGVELEELKGSITALLQFPSSSSADTGVDESHVSIKKGVVYGSNGMDNSEGTPGCEECSRAKKQKLSEEKSSYSQIYAQNPSDDEETWWMRKGQKSIESFRAEPPPKPAKTASRGRQKIVRKTQSLAQLAAARIEGSQGASTSHVCDSKVSCPHHRPGIEGSIPKSADGTRMPNGDIVSIGKVLKRIRFVDKRTMTVWLIGIVKQLVEESEKTVTKVGQYGRPFSAADERGCVRWKLGEDELSRVLYLIDACDELVLAARFLLWLLPKVLGSCSATVHGNRNILTIPKKTENNVCEVGEAYLLSSMRRYEGIIVAADLIPETLSVVMHRAQAILTSNGRVSGSPAIIYARYLLKKYGSVGSVTEWEKNVKSTFDKRLASEVESGRLVDGEFGFPLGVPVGVQDPDDYFRQKITGIRVSRVGLSMRDIVQKKVDEAVNYFYGKDRKLFGPNYGKIPGSQKWEDVYQIGQQIVMGLMDCMRQTGGAAQEGDPTLVSSAIAAIICNVGQVIAKIPDLTASNNHLNSSTSAALQFARCILRIHVICLCILKEALGERQSRVFEVALATETSSALAQLSAPGKAPRSQFQMSPESNDCNLPSVTIGRAAKISAAVSALVIAAILQGVSSLERMVSLFRLKDGLDIVHFVRSMRSNLNGNARSVGTLKADSLAEVSIHWFRVLVGNCRTVSDGFIVELLGEASILALCRMQRMLPLNLVFPPAYSMFAFVLWRPLIFNASSGTRDEGQHLHHSLMLAFGDVIKHLPFREVCLRDTHSLYDLIAADTVDSDFASLLEASGVDLRSKASAFVPLRARLFLNALIDCRIPQPIAKQNDGNQVSVQGESKFHCAENETKLLDKLVYILDTLQPAKFHWQWVELRLLLNEQAVIEKLEAHDLSLVEALRSLSPNTDKASVSENESNIIEMILTRLLVRPDAAPLFSEVVHLLGRSLEDSMLLQAKWFLGGQDVLFGRKSVRQRLNNIAVSKGLSTRAQYWKPWGWCTSNSDPATSKREKFKSEVSSIEEGEVVDEGTILKRPVKGSGHTVDVEGLIVSQQHVTERALVDLILPCLDQASDDSRSTFATDMIKQMNHIEQQINAVTREASKPAGTVASGIESPPTKSRKGTRGSSPGLTRRATGPAETVPPSPAALRASLSLRLQFILRLFPIIYADREPSARNMRYMLASVILHILGSRVVHEDSSHSSKQAYSSKREVDSLVEASATASVVMSLESLFDRLLLLLHGLLSSHQPRWLKWKSSSKSPSESGKDYSAFEREAAECLQNELDRMQLPETVRWRIQSAMPILFPSARWSISCQPPSVAPAALSSLLPSNPISVLHSSNGSNQTQRNPASLLRTATSVAGKAKHVSSQQENDLEVDPWILLEDGAGSSHSSSNSPLVGGGDHANLKASNWLKGTVRVRRTDLTYVGAVDDDS